The Clavelina lepadiformis chromosome 1, kaClaLepa1.1, whole genome shotgun sequence genome segment GGCACTTTCCAGCTCGAATCGCATTTCTTTAAAGATCAAACGCGGTTAGAAAGCGCAGCCGCGCGTGCCGCAACAGTAAGTCAAGGTTTactattgtgacgtcattaaaaatatttagactttaaaagatataaaaggattgtgatgacgtcactaaTATAAACCCGAATCTGAAGGTTTAGAAAGTTGCAGATCGCGGAATGGCCAGAACTTGAGAGATATGGAGTCGAATCATCGCGGCAACGTTGGCTCGTTCGTCTGTTATCGAGTTCTAACTCGGGTGTGAACGttccttgtttgtttttaatatttatctGAATAGGTGCGTACCGATCgcctattgtgatgtcacaatcatACCGCGACGAGTGAAAAGGGTTTTGTTGTAGTCGGCCAGGTCATACCGAACAATGGCCGAGTGAGATTTGAAGCAAAACACTTGTGGGCCTTAAAATCAAAGCTCGCGGCTCTGCGCTTTCCGACCATTCACCGCTGCTAATAGAcggaaatgacgtcacagcGCGTAGGTTGGATAAAACTTGCGAAATTTTGCACCGTGTGTGCATGAGTGCGTGTGAGTGTGTGAGTAATTATATGCACGACCAACGCAGCAAGGTTGAAGTTGTTTGAATTCATacgaaaacaagaaaattgcTGAGAAATGAATCTCTTCCGCCTGCTGTGATATCATAAAGCCCCATATCATgctgtgacgtcacattcTACTTGGGCTCGCTATTTCCGCGTTTGGTCGAATGACTTAGACACGGATCGTGCCATGCAGTCATAAATTCTGCCAACCAAACAATTTTTAGCATTTGATTATACGGCAAAATGGTCACATGTTGTTTGTGAAGTCACAATGTGgttataaaaagaaacaatggcaaaagctcacttggtGCGTGTAGGGGCGTCGTGGTTGACGATTTTCACGAATTCTCGATTTTGAGTTAACCGCGCTTTATTTTCACATTGGTTGGACAGGAATTGGTGTTTTTCTTTGAACCGCGAGAGACTTCAAAGTAATCGGCTAGTTTTAGGATGACGTAATAGTTATGTAGCATAGTGACGTAGTTGCCAGATTGTTATTACGACTTTCATGACGTTTTCTTTTTTAGAATGACGATTGATGAGGTCACAGTTGATCGAGCGGCGAGCAGCGAAACCGCAATAACTGACCCGACCCTGATAGCCCTGACCGAGCGGACTGGCTACGCAATAACGCAAGAGAACGGGCAACGCAAGTACGGGGGGCCTCCCCCGGGGTGGGGGGACCGACCACCCCCCAGGGGTGCTGAGGTATTTGTCGGGAAAATCCCTCGTGACGTGTTCGAGGATGAGTTGGTCCCGGTTTTCGAGACAGCTGGCAAAATCTACGAACTCCGACTCATGATGGATTTTGACGGCAAGAACCGGGGTTACGCTTTCGTCATGTTCTACAGCAAGGCGGAGGCGAAGGGGGCCGTGAAGAAGCTGAACAATTACGAAATAAGGAAGGGCCGGCTGCTCGGCGTCTGCTACAGCGTCGACAACTGCAGGCTATTTGTTGGGGGAATCCCCAAAACAAAGAAGAAAGATGACATCATGGCAGAGATGAATAAAGTCACTGAGGGCGTAGTTGACGTCATCGTATACCCAAGCGCGTCGGACAAGACAAAAAATCGCGGGTTCGCGTTTGTGGAATATGACAGTCATCGCGCGGCGGCCATGGCGCGACGAAAGTTGATTCCGGGTAGGATCCAATTATGGGGGCATCCGATTGCGGTTGACTGGGCAGAACCAGAACAGGAAGTTGATGACGACATAATGGGCCAGGTGAAGGTGCTTTACGTGAGGAACCTGATGCTGGAGACGAGCGAGGACACTCTCCAGAACGTCTTCAGTCAGTTCCACCCTGGCAGCGTCGAACGCGTAAAAAAGATCAGGGACTATGCGTTCATCCATTTTAGTACCCGCGATGCGTGCATGGAGGCGATGAAGAAGATCAACCTAACCAAGATCGATGGAGCTGAGGTCGAGGTCACTCTGGCCAAACCGGTCGATAAGAACGACTACAACAGGATGGCCAAGGTCGGCGCCAAGGTCCTCGGTCAAGGCAACGACATCCCTCAGTCGCTGGTAAGTCTTTGACGTCATTTGTAGATCCATCGTGGTTCATTACGTCATGCCGTTTCAACTATTTTTTCGCGAAGGTTCAGACACCAACGCTTGTCAATCAAAACGGGATGGTGGTTTACCCAGCTGGAGTTTATGGGAGCGACATCGCCTACTACCCCATGGGTCAATATAACCTCACCCAAGCATCCAGACCGATCCGGGGTGGACAAGTGAGAAGCGAAAGGGGCCGGGGATCATCGAACCGGGGGGGAACCGGCCGTAGTTATTTGGGGTACAGTGCCGGAAAAGCAACTTACGGAAGATattattcaaaaaataatcaagaTCGCGGAAGCGACGTCACTACGGTTCCGGAAGTGACCCAGACGCCGAGCGAGCAAGCGATCTCTATGTACAAGGCGAATACTGGCGTCCCTGCCATCGCTGCCACAGCCACACAGGCTATACCACAATACGCCACACCACAAATAACACAGAACGTGGTGCCAGCTGTCTTTGCTCCAACAAGAACCTCAGAGACAATTCTAGACGACATTTGCCAACGTTACATGTGGGGAAGCCCCTCATACCAGCTTTTAACGACGACGGGGCCGGACAGTCGACCGCTTTTTCTTTACAAAGTGTCGATCCCTGCCCTGGCCAATTTATTCCCCCACCAGCCTTACTTTCAAGTGAGATCACGTCACTCTTCTTCTCTGACGAGATAATGCGACATCGGTAACTTTGTGATCTTTTTCAGCCAAACAAACTCTGCCTCAGCGCTGAAGAAGCGAAATCTTTCGCGGCCGAGTACGCGCTCTCCCAACTCGCACTGCAAGCCGACGGATCTCCAGCTGTGGTTCCCATGACAACGGTCATAGCTCCGTCAGCAGCTGGATATCAGGTAATATGATTACGTCACTTtggttatgacgtcataacatgaTTACTACGTGTTACCGCGGATACATGGGGCGCAGCCGGAGTTGAAAATTTGGGCGATTCGATGTTTTGATCGGAAGCCTTCACCCAGCGTACTTTGACCGCCATAATTCCAGTGCCAGGCGCACTCTTTGTACAGCACCGATGCATTGTTTACGCAACACTGACCCATTGTTTGCTGGTATTGAGCCGAGGGGTTGTAAGCTTTAACGAGCACAGAAGGCAAACAAAGCGATGCATGAAATGATTAACTGCGCGGTTGGTGCTAGCCCGAGCACTTAACAGACCTTTGATTTGCTTAAAATCTGCAACTCTGCAAATTACGACGAATGATCAGCATACTTAGCATAATGACGTCACCGTGCAAGCCTTcctaaatttttcaaattttgttttccagTTTGCACAACCCCCTCCCATTCAGGTTCGGACCAGCCCTGTGGCTGCTCCCCACCAGTACGTACCAGTGACCACCCCTTCCCCCACTGTACCGATGTCATTCATCGACCCTACTACTATGATGCAGCCAATCACTGTTATGTATCAATAGCATGCATTATGACGTGATAAACATGTGAGCGACTGCAAAGTGGAAATGCAGTAGTTGAAGCGTCTTTTGCGTAATTCGTACCACTGTAATTTGCCCAAATTAAAGGTGCACTCGCACTCATTGTACATAGAAGTCCGTTGCTTTGTCTTTATGTTCCTTTGTCACGTAATAAAAGATGTAGTGCAATCGTACAATGgttttttattacatcacaataggAAAGGAAGTGACCAGAAAATGGCGAGTCTAAAGTTTCAGTCAAAACACATGGCTAGCTCTGTGGCGACATGTGCCAGCAAGTTGTTGCAAttgtataaaaatatgacgtcataaaatcgCTAAAGTTTCAAACAGCGCTCTGCTGCCACCGCCGTTCACATATCAGTACATGTACAGCCACACGATAGCGCAATATCCGACACAATGTTCAGAGACAaaattgatgacgtcatataataTAGAATTGTGGCGCCACTTCGTGGTCTTTATTCAATGATCCATTACGTCATTGGAGGAGTTTTGAAGGAAGTTTTGTGTCGACGTCTGCAGAATACAAAGAATTATGAAGAAGAAATTAGAAGTTGCTGAAAGTGCTGGTACGATGGAAACTAACCTCTAACGTTTCCAAGACATGTTGGCAAATTTCGTCCAAATCTTTCAAACCTTTCCTCAAGACTTCACTTGCGGACGGCCCTGCTCATCACACAAAACAAGAACTTAGACTGGCAACCTCAGACTATGGAATACTTTGCATCTGATATAACTTTTGCTTGTGGTGTAGTTTGGAAAAATTTAACTTCCCAAACATATGACGCTTAAAGCAAAGGTTCATCTATTTTGTTCGTTTCACTCATTTTCAACACAGAGTGGATCAATTAGTTGCAAAGAAAATAATGGCTTTTGTAAGCATGCCATGTTTACTGCATATACAGTTTAGGTCTTGATGACCCATCTTAGTCCAAAGAAATAACATCCTGGGGAGGCATAAACTTTTGCAAGCAACAATGTGCTAACCTCTTGTCTGAATCCTCAAGTTGATCTTTTTCTCGGCTGGATGGGGGATGGAGTAGCCACAGAACTCTACATCAGGACTAAAAACATATTCACCTCATTAACAATTGAAGTTATGAGGTAACAAAAATCCTCACTTTTTCCCGATGACGTATCGAAGTGCGTTGCCGAGTGTGTGATCTTCGTCGTGCATTATGAATGTGCAGCA includes the following:
- the LOC143451779 gene encoding putative RNA-binding protein 46 isoform X2 — translated: MLKKNEGLLISGRRALTYLEDCQITYSRMTIDEVTVDRAASSETAITDPTLIALTERTGYAITQENGQRKYGGPPPGWGDRPPPRGAEVFVGKIPRDVFEDELVPVFETAGKIYELRLMMDFDGKNRGYAFVMFYSKAEAKGAVKKLNNYEIRKGRLLGVCYSVDNCRLFVGGIPKTKKKDDIMAEMNKVTEGVVDVIVYPSASDKTKNRGFAFVEYDSHRAAAMARRKLIPGRIQLWGHPIAVDWAEPEQEVDDDIMGQVKVLYVRNLMLETSEDTLQNVFSQFHPGSVERVKKIRDYAFIHFSTRDACMEAMKKINLTKIDGAEVEVTLAKPVDKNDYNRMAKVGAKVLGQGNDIPQSLVQTPTLVNQNGMVVYPAGVYGSDIAYYPMGQYNLTQASRPIRGGQVRSERGRGSSNRGGTGRSYLGYSAGKATYGRYYSKNNQDRGSDVTTVPEVTQTPSEQAISMYKANTGVPAIAATATQAIPQYATPQITQNVVPAVFAPTRTSETILDDICQRYMWGSPSYQLLTTTGPDSRPLFLYKVSIPALANLFPHQPYFQPNKLCLSAEEAKSFAAEYALSQLALQADGSPAVVPMTTVIAPSAAGYQFAQPPPIQVRTSPVAAPHQYVPVTTPSPTVPMSFIDPTTMMQPITVMYQ
- the LOC143451779 gene encoding putative RNA-binding protein 46 isoform X1; translation: MDVGKKRKLDLQDNVDLPPHKLPCQRTDDVIIEKMTIDEVTVDRAASSETAITDPTLIALTERTGYAITQENGQRKYGGPPPGWGDRPPPRGAEVFVGKIPRDVFEDELVPVFETAGKIYELRLMMDFDGKNRGYAFVMFYSKAEAKGAVKKLNNYEIRKGRLLGVCYSVDNCRLFVGGIPKTKKKDDIMAEMNKVTEGVVDVIVYPSASDKTKNRGFAFVEYDSHRAAAMARRKLIPGRIQLWGHPIAVDWAEPEQEVDDDIMGQVKVLYVRNLMLETSEDTLQNVFSQFHPGSVERVKKIRDYAFIHFSTRDACMEAMKKINLTKIDGAEVEVTLAKPVDKNDYNRMAKVGAKVLGQGNDIPQSLVQTPTLVNQNGMVVYPAGVYGSDIAYYPMGQYNLTQASRPIRGGQVRSERGRGSSNRGGTGRSYLGYSAGKATYGRYYSKNNQDRGSDVTTVPEVTQTPSEQAISMYKANTGVPAIAATATQAIPQYATPQITQNVVPAVFAPTRTSETILDDICQRYMWGSPSYQLLTTTGPDSRPLFLYKVSIPALANLFPHQPYFQPNKLCLSAEEAKSFAAEYALSQLALQADGSPAVVPMTTVIAPSAAGYQFAQPPPIQVRTSPVAAPHQYVPVTTPSPTVPMSFIDPTTMMQPITVMYQ
- the LOC143451779 gene encoding putative RNA-binding protein 46 isoform X3, which translates into the protein MTIDEVTVDRAASSETAITDPTLIALTERTGYAITQENGQRKYGGPPPGWGDRPPPRGAEVFVGKIPRDVFEDELVPVFETAGKIYELRLMMDFDGKNRGYAFVMFYSKAEAKGAVKKLNNYEIRKGRLLGVCYSVDNCRLFVGGIPKTKKKDDIMAEMNKVTEGVVDVIVYPSASDKTKNRGFAFVEYDSHRAAAMARRKLIPGRIQLWGHPIAVDWAEPEQEVDDDIMGQVKVLYVRNLMLETSEDTLQNVFSQFHPGSVERVKKIRDYAFIHFSTRDACMEAMKKINLTKIDGAEVEVTLAKPVDKNDYNRMAKVGAKVLGQGNDIPQSLVQTPTLVNQNGMVVYPAGVYGSDIAYYPMGQYNLTQASRPIRGGQVRSERGRGSSNRGGTGRSYLGYSAGKATYGRYYSKNNQDRGSDVTTVPEVTQTPSEQAISMYKANTGVPAIAATATQAIPQYATPQITQNVVPAVFAPTRTSETILDDICQRYMWGSPSYQLLTTTGPDSRPLFLYKVSIPALANLFPHQPYFQPNKLCLSAEEAKSFAAEYALSQLALQADGSPAVVPMTTVIAPSAAGYQFAQPPPIQVRTSPVAAPHQYVPVTTPSPTVPMSFIDPTTMMQPITVMYQ
- the LOC143451809 gene encoding DNA-directed RNA polymerases I and III subunit RPAC2-like, which translates into the protein MEELTKAVRKLEVEQVKDDHTDRCCTFIMHDEDHTLGNALRYVIGKNPDVEFCGYSIPHPAEKKINLRIQTRGPSASEVLRKGLKDLDEICQHVLETLETSTQNFLQNSSNDVMDH